The genome window CAAGTTCACAGTGGTTTCGGGTTACAGCTACGCTTCCGGACAACTATACCCAATATGTTGCTCTTCTACAGAGGTGATGTGGACTGTCACCTCCTCTTGGAGATTGTGAATGGTGGTCTTCATGCAAAAGCCTTTTCTGAGGAGTCTGAACTGGATGTCACTTTTCCTGGTTTGGTTAGTGATGGAGACTGGCGGGATGCTCATGTGTTTATAGATAATGAAGGTCTGGTCTTGATTCTAAAAGGCCCTGGCTGTGACAGGGAAGGATGCAGAGTTATAGACAGCGGTACTGATGAACCACCTTTCCAGCCCTCTGAAGCCTTCACTCATATTTATGTAGGTGGAGCACCAGAGGAGCTTTTAGAGTACTCTCTAAGTGGTGCAGGCTTCATTGGATGTATGGAAGACCTGATGATCGACTCTAAGCCTGTCCTACCCCAAACACTTCCAGAGGACCAAGGCCATGAGCTGGGGTGCAGTAAGACTGAATGGTGTGAGCCCGACCCCTGCTATGGACATGGACGCTGTGTGGACCTGTGGACCAGCTATCAGTGTGACTGCTACCGTCCCTTCCACAGTGAGAGCTGCTCTGAAGGTACGCACCTTTTCTTTTGACAAATCTTGTCTAACCAGTCATAGGTGTAATTTACCACACTGTAAAGTACTCTGTTACCGATAAAAGTCCTACATTCcaaaaatgacttaaataaaATTGTGCAGAGTGGACCTGGTGAGTGATGACAGTTTCTTTATGACACGacccaaaaacaaaagtaaagatGCAATTAGCTAACATATTTATTTCCTATATGATGGCCACCTACAGAAAAGGTCTTGATTGCTACAGATGTTGCGTCTTTAAACATCTGCTGCCGTGTGAACTGCTGCATTGCAGTGCCATTCCGGATGCTGCAGTCCTATTACTAAATGTTCCAGTCCTATTTTACATGTGATTAATCCAAACTTCCAATTTTCCCCATGCAGAACTCCCTTCATGGACATACAGCCATGAGGACACAGTGAGTTTCAGTGCCTACGATGTAGGTAAGAGCCATGGGAACAGCTTCAATGTGTCCTTCTTCGTGAGGTCATTAAAGCCAGACGGGCTTCTGTTTCAGCTGAGGAGACCCACAGAGGATGAGGGGGGAGAGGTCTACTTCTCAGTCTACCTGGGGATGGGGAGGGTTTTTGTCAGCTCTCTGCCTAACAGTGCCCCACTGACCGCTCCCATTTTTGTGACCACTGGCGAGAAGCAACTACTACAGGTGGAAGTCCAACACAAGCAGGTGATCTTTGAGCATGCAGGCCTTCGCTATGGAATAGGAGAAATTCCTGAAGTGAATGTTAACAGTGGGGATAAGGTCTATGTTGGAGGACTTCCGGGAGACTGGGACTCTTATTTGTGGGGGGGGCATTACAAAGGTTGTCTGCAGGACCTTCGTTTGGACTCAGTGCATCTAGATGTGGATGCCTGGAACGCCTCTGATGAGGAGGAAGTGTATTTACCAAGTGATGCTGAAAATGCTAAGAAGGGCTGTGTCAGTGATGATACTTGCAAGGTAGGAAAAAGTTCCTTAATCTGCTTTGTTCCTCGCAGTAGTACTGTCACAATAATTGCTGTTCTGCTTTCTGTTATGATTTACAACAAAGGGATGATGGGAACTGCTGTAGGCTTGTAAAAAAGATGCACTCTACAGAGAGCTATCTGCAGCTATGATTCCTTTCACTTGGCCAAAAGAATTACTGAATTACCAAATGGTGGCAAATGGCTGCAAAGCCCCCATCACTGGCAgtaacatcaaaataaaatctaactTCAACATGCATGAACATTAGATCTTAGTTTAATACGAAATAGTGTCAGGACATGCACTACATAATGGATGTGCTCTATAGCTGTTTAAATACCACATGGCTGATGAATGAGCCAGTGAAGTTGAAGTGTCAGTCAGCTGATGCGAACGTGATTTCAGTACTCTAACTGAATTAACACTATGCTTCATGTGATATGCTAAAAATATCTAATTAAGACTTCCATTCATCTGGTGAGACTACAAGGCTGGCAATGAGTGCAACCATCTTGGAATAATGAATACCATCAATAAACCATCTAAAGTCATAATACTGTGAAGTTCACCATTGTAAACATTTTACCAACATTGAACGAATACAGCAATAGTGCCCACAAAGGTGTGTCAGCGAGGATGCTAAATCTGCAGCTCCTCCCAACTTAGACTGCCTGCAGAGAACTCACATAGTGCCAAAGCCTCATAGTGACCAAAACTAAACACACAGATGAGCCACCGACGCACAATGTACTCTCAACGTTTCTTTAGCACCGTGTTAACTTGTTGAAATATGGACGGAATGAGGCAGCCCTCAAATTACAGTTTTGGATAGAGCTCTTACCAAAGTGAACACTTTCAACCTTTATACTTTTAAAACGGTTCTGatgattatttgctcaatgcTTCCCTCTACAGATGAAGCCTTGTCAAAATGGAGGAGAATGCAGCATCACATTCAACGATTTCACGTGTTCCTGTCCAGAGGAATACACCGGAAAGACCTGTGAGACCCACGTGTGGTGCGTTAGTGATCCTTGTGTCAATGGTGGCCACTGTGTGGACCTTCCTGATGGATATGAATGTAAGAACATCTGCATCATTTTATGACTAGTCAGAAATTACAATACTACTGCCCACATGTAAACATTTCATCCATTTTTGATTGTGAGTTTGAAATACTTTGCCAGAGGATCTAATTCAATGTTTACAATATTAGCAGAGtgcaaataataattattagcaCCGATAGTATAtaagtagtttgacattttggggcTGTAGGGTTGAATGTTTTCCCacgattttaaaatgattatttcccaggaatatacagtatatgagtaAACTGTATGTGTCATACATTTTAAACACGGACCTGCAGATAATGAATAACATAATTTATGGTATTACTCTTTcatcttttttagattatgtgGTGATATTCTTAATACAATATCTATTCCTCTTAATAGTACAGATGTAGTGACAGGGAAGGGAATTCTGTTGCATCCAGCTATTTCTGGGTCTTGTTTTGATGGTTTGAGGAACAGGTACATTGTTCTTAAACGATTAGGAGTTCTGGGGTGGTCTTCTGCACTCACTGCTCCACCTTTGAATGCTGCTCTGCACTCTGATTTTTAGCATAAAAAGTCGCTGGGAAAAAAAAGCCCAGCTACAAAGTTGTTCCAGTTATATCACCATAATAGCCACATTTACAAGAGGCCTGTATTTATCAGTTGTCTCATTTACTGTATGAAAGGTCCTACACTGACTTTCATTAAACAGTGGGAGAGAGTGACACTCACATCTGTAAAGGAGAAATTGTGATGACATGTTATAGTTTCCTCATAGTTGCGGTTTTGTTAAGTTTGCTGAAAATTGATAGATGGGACGCTTGCAGGCATGAGCGAGGATTCCAGGCTTTGTGTGGGATTGAAAGCAGCGTCCTCAAAACACGTTcccaggcaggcaggcaggcaggcaggcaggcaggcaggcaggcaggcaggcaggcaggcaggcaggaggcaggcaggcaggcaggcaacaTTAGTTGCTAGTCGCAAAAAGACTTTGGTTCTATTGAGTGGGCTGGAGCGGGAAAACAGGGGAAACATGAGGATGGAGGAGGGGACAAGGCCAAATCATGACAGGTTTGGAGTAATAAAGAAGGTAAACATGAACTTGCTGAAAATAGCTTTTTATGattagtttttttctgtatgGGAAAATAACATAGgtaacaatttaaaatatattgctaaaattattaaaaatatgtatacatgaacaaataaataaataaatatgatatatatatagatagatagatagattttagCTGTAATCAAGCTTAGCTCATCACATGTATGCAGGTGACTTCCAGCATCCAGCCAGGGGAACATACAGGTGTGTTCAAAGAAAAGCTTTCTCTTTAGAAGGAGCTGTATCACAATCAAAGTCATCATTAATGCCTGCGGAAGATGTTGGTTCTGACAGAATCATCACTGTTACACAGATGCAGGTACCACTGTGAGGACATCAGTTTCTGCAGAGACATGTTCTCCTCTGCTCTTAAATgagatcaaaacaaaacaataataatgcagATATTTCTCCATGTCGACCCTTAGGTGTGTACAATGCCACATTTGAGAACAACCCTGTGCACTACAGTGCTGGAGGCTCCCTGGCTCAGCCTGTCTCTGACATATACATTGAGCTGCGGACTCGTTCAGAGAACGCTGTGCTCATGAGGGCCTCCTGGGGCTCTGACCTGCTGATGGTGGGTCTGCTGGACTCTTCTGTCCGGTTGGAGATCCACATTGGCAACAGTGTCGAGACGCTGACCTTTTCAGGAGTTCGTCGAGTGGCTGACGGGAACTGGCATCGTGTGAACATCTCAATGGCAGAGAAGGAGCGCAAAGCCTCTCCCTGGGTCATCACCGTGGACGGAATCACAGATGCCACAAGCATGCCGGAGCACACGGGAAGCCTTCACTTTCTCAATGAGAAGGGGGCCACTTTGGCTATCGCAGAGAGCTTCACTGGCTGCTTGGGTGCAGTAAGAGTTGGAGGAGTCTACCTTCCTTTTGTGGATGACCAGAAAGCCCCGCAGCCATCTCAGTTCCATTTAGATGGAAAACCAAAGATTCATTTGGGTTGTAGCAGCGCTCCTGTTTGTGATTCAGATCCTTGTCTAAATGGAGCCACATGTGAAGATCTCTTTAATAAATTCAGCTGTGTCTGTGACTCGGGCTGGGAGGGAGAACAGTGTGAGACAGACACTGATGACTGTGCATCTCAGCCCTGTGTTTATGGAAGCTGTAAGGACTACTTGGCTGGTTTTGAGTGCCGTTGCCACCCTGGATATACTGGCACGCTTTGTGATGAGGATCTTGACGAATGTGAGCATCATGCCTGTGAGCATGGAGGCACCTGTCAGGATGGACCCAACATGTACACCTGTATATGCCCCAAGAACTACAGTGGTCCTCTCTGCCAGTGAGTACTCCCTCATCCATCTATGAATTGGTTTGAACAGGCAGAGCTATCTGTAGCTTTAGCATAAGACACAAAGCAACATGGGACTCTGGATTTTCATTAAGCATTCATTGAAGTAAAGTTTCATACCTTTGTCACCAGGTGGGACTATCCTCCACTAAAGTGTGGTGAAGATGTCCAGTGTGCAAATGATGCTATCTGCAATGATGGACTGTGGGGAGCAAACTGTACATGCATGCCAGGTTTTacaggcagcaggtgagctcACTTTTGATAGATTTGACTGTTTTTctattaattttatattattgtttcccttctctgtctctcctggttttgagatatctgtctCCGACCCTTACCCAACCCTTGTCGTGATAAGTCAAAGTATCTGTAGTGGGAACGATTATCTGGCATCATAAGAGGAAGCTGAAACAGTGTTGTCATGCAAACGCATTAAAAGGACAATTGTTTTTTAATAGAGTGTGAAGAAGAAATATATTTGAACACAGTTAGATATTTGGACTGTGATTCACTACTTCTAGTCACTACTGCATAGTGCTGTGGCTTCTTATGCTCTGCAGATTTCAgagaaaacaatattaaaagaaatgagaaaaggaTAAAAAGTAGGGGCCAAAACAGAGCTATTCATATTCTCACCTTATTAAGGTAATATGCTGTGAAGCTTGGGAGAATTTACCACTGGACATGAGAAAAGTGTATGTTAAGCCTCTTTCACCACTTTACATCTGATGGTAATTTAACGTGTCAGCCTCATGTCTAAATAAGCACCCTGGTCACTTTTAGGTGAAGGTCATACCATACTGGTGAGGAGGACTGCACTGCCACCTCCCCTCCCCGTGAAAAAAGATTtatctatatttatttaatattctcCAAGAATTGAACATGACTCTATCATAATCTATCATAAAGTTTCAGGTTTCTatcagaggaagagaaagtgaCTTTATTGGTAGAGTAAGCATAGAGCATGAACAATATGATGTACatggcatttgttttgtttttattttcccatTATTATAGAAAGCACAcacttgctttttgttttgcttgaagGACATCTGACGGAGCGTGCCTCCTCTCACACACCAGCTACCAAATAGAGCACAGTTTCTCTTTCCATATGTGCTGTCATGCCTGAATGATGCTGTCAAAGTCACCTCTGCCTAAATACAAAGAGCCCTCACTGTAACAGGCAGATAAAGCCAGCAGTGTTACATATTCCACGTCTAAAAAGGGCTATTCTGTACAATTTTTAAAAGGACCAGTTCatccaaatttaaaaacaaaacaaaacaaaacaaaacatattttgtgtcTTGCCTCTGCAGGTATGGTTTGGGATATCTACCTCTGAGATTTCATTGTTCACATTGAGGTCTATATCTCTGTGGAGTGACAGAGACACTGTTCCTAGAAAGACACATTGCTCTGAGCAGCACAAACTAAATTCCTGTTATTTCCGTTGTTGCATGTGTTTTAACGCTGTCATAAAGACTTAGGAGGAGCAAACACTTGACTTCTCAGACAAATGTACAGTCAGTGGTGTTTGTGGAGCATCTTTGTGACGGTGTATTTTCTGTCTTGCAGGTGTGAAATGGAGACTAATGAGTGTGAGTCTAACCCCTGTCAAAATGGTGGTTCCTGTTTGGATCGGttcaacatgtttgtgtgtgaatgccTGCCTGGCTACAGCGGTCCAGTCTGTGACAGTAACGtatgtttattacatttttcttagtATTCTACATACAAGTCAAGAGATGTCCATTTCCCCTTGTTACTTGGCAACATTTAACACTACATCCATAATGTTATATGTTCAGCATTATAAAACAGATGTTATTTTTATCTAAGACATATTGAAATGTCTCTAAAGACTTCCACATccatgtcatttatttattcaggatgTGTTTTCAGAtagctgttattttaaactgcaaatgcaaaaacaacagtCCCTTTATGAAATGTTGGTCCATGTCTGCGTCAGTAAGGAACTCTCTGCCCTCTGTGCCTTTGCAGAAACAAGCCCATAAACAGGGAATCCCCTGGCTGGTGGTAGCCATCCCGCTGCTCTGCTTCTGTGTGTTGATACTGATCATTGGCTTGACCTTTATGGTGCTCACGGCGAGGAAGAAGCGGCAGTCGGAGGGCGCGTACAGCCCCAGCGCTCAGGAGCTGGCTGGAGCACGGCTGGAGATGGACAGCATGCTCAAAGTCCCACCAGAGGAAAGACTCATCTGACACATGAAGGGTGTTGGGAGGGGGGGGTCTGAGCACTGCAGGTAGGTGCACAGGACTCATTGTGAAACCTTCAGATGCTCTCAATACCTGGGCTGGACTGAAGGAAATATGCCCTCTCCTGGTGGTGACCAGGTACTGACCCAGtaacagaaatgttttaacCATGTGGGTACTTTGAGGACGTCTGAGGAAACAGCCCCAAGAAACATCACCTCAGAAACTCACTGATAGGATGGGTTTCTGAGGTGCATTTCCACAGTTTAACTCTACACACTGGTTTCTCTGGCTGGTTTTATAGTCCTGACTAGTGTGTAGAAGCTTTATTTCACGACTCACTGCACAGTCCAGTGCtacaagcacacaaacaatgGGAAATGGCTTCTGGTGCTTCCATTAGTCAGAGGATCAGAAAGTGTTGATTAAGTGCAAATACTGGAAACAGACCTAGTGAACAAAAGATGACGCACATGAAGCATGTGACTTAAACATCACTCAATCTTACactgaagagacaaaaacatcCGATCTGACCTTCCTCACATTTCTAcatgaaacaaactgaaatttttCCTTCATGTTTTCCACGTGgttcttgtttgtttgagcTTGGGCTGGAGCTCTTTTAATTGATCTTCATCTTGTTTTGTGTCGTCTTCTGAAAtggttattattgttataaccattattaattattattggCACTGACAGGATAATTAGCACCAGTGGCTGTTTAGTGCAATGAACCAGCTATATTCACACAACAGCAGTGGTGCTGCAAGCTGTTGGTTGATTGCAGTTTGCTCCTCCAACCTCAGCTCTACATGGGCTGGTTTCACATCACAAAGCATAACCATCAGAATGTCGGTTTGAAGAACAAGAGTCTGACAATTCCCATAATGCTTGACCATCTACGTTGCACATCACTTTAGTgcactctttaaaaaaaaaatagaatctGTGAAAAGAATTTCTAGCTCCAGTTCTTATGTGCTGTCACACACTTATAGACTTTCTCAACAACAAAAGCATCGATACAAGACACAATAGTTTGAAATCATGAAATGTGGGATGACACTGAAGCTTCTCGCTGGCAAATAACAACAGCCTCCAAGGAATTCCTGTGTATCAGAggaagcagagaaaaagaggcTGAGGAAATATCCATTACAAAATAGGGAGCAAAAGGGGAAAtccatacagaaacacacaaaacatctaatgtatatttaaaaaaaaaaataattcagtttCAGAGCCATTTATACcttgttttgttgacatttgtTGGTCTAGTTGTCCTTGTTAGGAACGCAGCCTGTTGTACAGTTTACTCCACAAGCTGACTTTCCCGTAGCGGTTTCTCTGTGTGACGCGTGtacagtttgtttatttaagtttattctGTTAAACTGTTGTTGGATTTTGAGTTTTACTGTTAGCATGTGTCTGCTCATGTTTGTCTCAGCCTCTTTAGTAGCAACTTCACGTTTGTTTACAGAAATTGAAGAATATATTAAACCCAGGGGAATTCAAAAGTGTTTCTTGGGAGATGAGAACAAACCGCTTCTGTACATATGAAGTTCTcagtatgtaaaatatatttttaggaTGTGTGGTTGAAATATTGcaccaaaataaaatgtaaagtttggAGGAAAAAACATGACATCCTGCaataatgtcaaaaatgtgacaatattagttttttttttttttaacaaacatggAATCATTTGGTAAGAATTTAGTTCCTGGCTGCACAGTATGTCACCGTTTTCTTTGTCGTCTTTATTCTGACATACACAATCCAGGATGTTTATtcataatgtattttaaagatgcaacaaaatgaaatgcGTTCTGAAGTGTCCCTCTGATTAGCCTCCGTGCGTTTGGAAAACCAGACTCCATACACAAAAAGCAGGGGCTTCTGTCTGACCCCCATTTTAAGACTACAATTTTGACTtgtgtgcagaaaaaaaatgtttcctaGATCAGATTCATTTGTTGACTAAGGAAACTATTCCATTATAACTTCATAAGATATGTGAAGAAAAATGAATTAGAAGAACATGTTATAGTAGCTTTTGTGATTCAGCCAGGGGGGCTCATTTATtattaggtgcgtttgactcATGCGACGGTGCGCAGCGCAGACTTCGCGTGATTCATGCTGgactaatgctgcgttccaggcaactgggaactcggaaattgacctctgacctccaacTATACAAAGTACCATAGAACGCcacttgaagtcggatttcatacttgtgaactcggagaaaaaatatgtagctCGACTTCAggagtagcagctgaatgacatcacacaacaatggcatctcccatggaagcacacataaACCATAAACTAAGAGGCAAAGTAAaggattaaattaaaataataggcctacatactagtatcaaatagtaaaacttgttctgcatgtaaattgatgtagaaatacgTTGTCAATGTTATTAGGCAGGTGGTTACAGTAAAgaatctctgaaagtcatcttctctgcccAAAAGTTATTCAGGAAAGTCTTTGGACACATTTGGAAATATAGCCCACAACTTTTGCCTACTTTTGAagtaccaactgatgtagctagaagGATAGAGTTAACGAGTAAcctatatttattatttgtttttaataaaatgaccatccttttaattaacaccaagcGCACTGCTGAGGGTTTAACTGCACATAATTTTGCcagtttgtcacggtcagccatgtttttcgTTGACTATCGGCGTCAAataaatctgctggccggctgagatctgctaaacttgggggagaggagcagctctgcaacctttggacaaataaacacccgtagtctatctggattctgctctgacaactacaccgtttactcgcgggaggagctcggagtaaactgcttttattaaatgagctttttactttagtttttggaatttcaacgttgatttatcttcactggagcttctcagcagcttccgtgcacatccggttccactgttgttagcatcgttagctctgtcggactatgacttcatatttatataaaaaccggacaaaactggacattacttggagaaaagaaagcgaggaggttgaactacctggtgagttcagaaaacatgtgtatgtaactttattccagctatcgttgtactttattgtgaccaagttagcatagcatagccctgatcgatccaaactccattcaggaAAGCGTGGCGAGGagaaaattcgcgtttggtctgaatgccgcattaGTCTAGACCTGATGTATGTGATTTCCCTGCTGGTTATGTAGGGGTATTACAGTTTACAGTGTATTACAGCACCCAAGCCTGCGGCAAACTTTGCATTTGCTTTCTAAACAATGTGATGGAAAATAGGAGAAAGTTTAAATAATTTTCCAGGTCAACACAAGACTTTGCACTAAGGAACCTAACTTCTACCACATCAACTCAACTGCTTTTCACATGGGATTCATCCTGACCaaatcttttattattattaataaacacGCATACAACAAGTGTGCAAAATTAAGGACTTGAATTATTTTACCTTGGATGGTGATTTTTCTTTCGCTTTAGATTTATAGAAAACTGTCAGTACAGACAGATTGTTAACATTATATTCACACAAAGGTAGTACTGCAGAGAGTTTTTGACCTCTAGTAGCACTATGGTGCAGTTTCTTTGTGAATGGGTCCCCATTTTGTCGCAGGTGATGTGATAAACAGGAGAAAGTAGACCATTTCCAAGGGTTTGACATTATTCCACTGATCTTCATGGTGGTAACACACAAAGATATGCAGCAACGCAGTAAACAAGATTCAAACTTtaaagaaaactccacagggatCGTTAAAGGAGCAGTCTGACACTTTGGGAAATCCTCTTTTTTGTAATCTTATTCAGAGTTAGATGAAGGGATCTACATAAACACATCTACCTAAGTACATCTGTAGGTTCAGCCTAGTTTAACACCACAGCCAGGGGAGACAGTTAACTTATCTCAAAATTCATTCAGTTCAAATGTTCGTTTGAACAGTATGCAAGCACCGTAAGACCACATAGTTATCATATTTTGCTTAACTTTCATCAGCAATCACTGAAAATGTGCCCTCTATTCATTTCTTTAAAGAAGGGGATGGGATGGATAtgctttcaaacacacactgatccTGGTTTGCTTCACCAAGATTTCAATGGCCTCATGGCTGCCAAGTGTAGTGATGGGGCCCAGTCAATAAAGTCTTTGGCAAACAAGGTATATCATTTTCCACCTGAGGAGTCTTATTGTGGGCATGCTAGCCATTATAGCTCCAGCATGAAATGCTTGCGATCTTTCCCACATTACTTCATTTCCCACGTTTCTTTCCACCGTGGTTTCACCTTTCTGAGCACAGAATCAGCTGTAAATCTCTCTGCCTTGCATTGACACATCCAAATTAACAACTACTGGAGGTCAATTGGTGTGTGATTACCCTTTTGACAGAGGTTAACTATTTCCTGCTGCTTTCAGCTGTCATGCTAAGCTGGGCTAATCATGTTAAACAGATTAAATTTATATTGGTCCTCTCACCTGACCGTGACGCTCATACACTACTTACTACTTAAAGAAGAAATCCATCAAACACACTCTTGACATTTTCCTTTGAAATTATTTGGCGGTTGCTTTGGTGCAGGCTGCTCCAGTGGACTTATGGTTTCTGCCTCCCACGATGGTCAGATTACAGCAACAACCACTGCATTAGCAATCATTTCAAACTGCGCAGGGTTAGTTTAGTTTGACAATGTCTCCAAACTAACAGGGGAAAGcaagaaaaaatacaattacaGAAACCCAGACAAACTGGAGCACAGTGTTGTGGattttaatatttagatttagattttaatatttctttttcaacATGTGGATATTTGGTGTGATGGTGGTGCTAAAGAAAAGTCAGTGTCACCAAAAATATAAGTTTCATCCTCTGAGAATCACAAATTCATAGTCCTTTGAGGATCATCTTTTTGATGTATACTGTCGTGGACCAAACTGTTGAGCAAATGGAAATATCTGAttgtggcactagaggaaaggaTGGGGCTTTACAAGGTCAAATAATCTGGAATCATTCCGCAGGGACCATGAACTTCCATATTAAATGTCatgtaaatatgaagcaacaGAGAAGATATATGCATCTGGATCAATTGACAAAATATCGTCataattggggggggggggaagaaacTCAACACAA of Micropterus dolomieu isolate WLL.071019.BEF.003 ecotype Adirondacks linkage group LG13, ASM2129224v1, whole genome shotgun sequence contains these proteins:
- the crb2a gene encoding protein crumbs homolog 2a yields the protein MELGKVHLNLKTVLLTMMMFKWGILCTATSDKCLSSPCQNGASCVDTMDDYACICTREEVRYMGKNCDELYDACSFAPCENCTSTPGTTEYHCICPDGLTGDNCTEEVDECQSNPCSEPRSLCVDQLNGYFCRCPAGYGGQDCRTHVTDCIDEPCRNNGICVLRPEGFECRCAPGFAGRNCEEDVNECSSEPCQNGAICIDGKAEFHCFCVPGFQGYNCEIDINECASRPCENNATCINEKDHYECECLEGFAGVNCETEIDECESSPCRNGATCHDLSAMYSCECLPGFDGIDCEVDVDECASEPCLNGAVCHDMVNSYKCDCSDTGFEGDLCEVDIPECASDPCQHGATCLEGVKGYTCLCWPGYEGPNCEIDIDECAEQPCENSGECFERSDPSHWELDWELSFADAAGYICQCQPGFAGENCSVNIDECESEPCQNGGSCNDKINGYTCTCSVGFLGELCEENIDECESQPCQNGGWCEDGRASYTCHCPEAEPGELPWGGDHCHVKLHGCVDHECQNGATCHPWLESGEHGHTCLCPPGFYDEQCSTRTTFSFSTPGFIHIQVVLEERTRREVEHQVHSGFGLQLRFRTTIPNMLLFYRGDVDCHLLLEIVNGGLHAKAFSEESELDVTFPGLVSDGDWRDAHVFIDNEGLVLILKGPGCDREGCRVIDSGTDEPPFQPSEAFTHIYVGGAPEELLEYSLSGAGFIGCMEDLMIDSKPVLPQTLPEDQGHELGCSKTEWCEPDPCYGHGRCVDLWTSYQCDCYRPFHSESCSEELPSWTYSHEDTVSFSAYDVGKSHGNSFNVSFFVRSLKPDGLLFQLRRPTEDEGGEVYFSVYLGMGRVFVSSLPNSAPLTAPIFVTTGEKQLLQVEVQHKQVIFEHAGLRYGIGEIPEVNVNSGDKVYVGGLPGDWDSYLWGGHYKGCLQDLRLDSVHLDVDAWNASDEEEVYLPSDAENAKKGCVSDDTCKMKPCQNGGECSITFNDFTCSCPEEYTGKTCETHVWCVSDPCVNGGHCVDLPDGYECVYNATFENNPVHYSAGGSLAQPVSDIYIELRTRSENAVLMRASWGSDLLMVGLLDSSVRLEIHIGNSVETLTFSGVRRVADGNWHRVNISMAEKERKASPWVITVDGITDATSMPEHTGSLHFLNEKGATLAIAESFTGCLGAVRVGGVYLPFVDDQKAPQPSQFHLDGKPKIHLGCSSAPVCDSDPCLNGATCEDLFNKFSCVCDSGWEGEQCETDTDDCASQPCVYGSCKDYLAGFECRCHPGYTGTLCDEDLDECEHHACEHGGTCQDGPNMYTCICPKNYSGPLCQWDYPPLKCGEDVQCANDAICNDGLWGANCTCMPGFTGSRCEMETNECESNPCQNGGSCLDRFNMFVCECLPGYSGPVCDSNKQAHKQGIPWLVVAIPLLCFCVLILIIGLTFMVLTARKKRQSEGAYSPSAQELAGARLEMDSMLKVPPEERLI